The genomic window CAATGTGATAATCCATCTCTATATGTTTGGTTCTCTCATGAAATACTGGATTAGCAGCAATATGCAATGCCGATTAGCTATCATAGTATATTTCAATGGGTTTTTTCAGCTTTACTCTCAGATCTTGCAGCACATAAGTGATCCACTGTGCCTCCCGTGTGGCCATTACTAGGGTTTTATATTTAGCCTCACATGAAGAATTAGCAACCGTACTTTGTTTCTTACTTTTTCAGGACACAATTGAAGTGCCAATGAAGAAGCAATAGCCTGAGGTTGATCTCTTTGTATCTGAACAAGTGCCCCAATCGCTGTCCGAAAAATCAATGGGTGTTAAATTTGTGTCAATTGCAAACATCAGCTCCTTGGTTGGTGTTCCTCCTAAGTATCTCAAAACTCTCAATGCTGCTTCAAAGTGTATATTTGTGGGACAATTCAAGTATTGGCTTAGTCTCCCAACAACATATCCAATTTCTAGCCTAGTATTAGTCAAATAGATCAATTTTCCAATTAGCTTTCTATACTCTGTATTGGACTGCAACAGATTTCCTGAAGTCTTGGTCAATTTGATGGTGTAGTCCATTGGTGTTTCTGCTGGCTTGGCATTTAGTAGGTTATAATCCTTCAAGAGATCGAAGCAGTATTTCTTTTGATTCACCATGATCCCTCTCTTACTTCGAATCACCTCCAAGCCAAGAAAGAACTTCAGTTCACCAATGTCTTTGATCTTGAACAAATGATGCAAATGCTGTTTGATAAAAGTGATTTCTGCCATGTCATCCACTAAAACAATTAGGTCATCAACATATACTAGTATAATTGTGAAACCAAATTATGTAGATTTGGTGAAAAGGCTATAGTCACTTTGAGACTGACAGTAACCAATCGAAAGAAGAGTGGAAGTGAGCTTAGTGTTTCACTGCCTGCTGACTTGTTTTAAGCCATAAAGGGAACGAACTAACTTGCATGATCTCTGTGTAAAAAGGCCGTGTTGACATCCAATTGATGCAGGAACCAGCCTTTGACTGCTGCAATGGTAAGCAAGATTCGAAGGGTTGTCATCTTCACAATAGGGCTAAATGTTTCAAGATAGTCCACCCCAGCCGTCTAGGCGAAGCTCTGTGCCACTAATCTGGCCTTGTGGCGTTCCACCGTTCCATTAGCATTGAGTTTCAATTTAAACACCCATCTGCAACCTACAGTTTTTTTTCCAGCTGGAAGAGGTGTTAGAGTCCAAGTCTTATTTTCTTTTAGAGCATTTAACTCCACATTAATCACTTCTTGCCATTTTGGATTAGTGACAGCCTCAGCATAGCATTTGGGTTTAGTGTGTATTGGCTGGAAGGTGGTTTGATTGACAAATTCAATGGAGGATGGACATAATGGAATGAGGGGTAAGGTTGAATCTGGTATTGCGGATTCAAAAAATAGCAGGGTGGAATGTTCCAAGAAATTTTGTTTCAGATCATGAATAATATCAAACTGatgttcaaaaaaattttcatgaAGACATTGTGAAAAATGAGTTGTGCTGAAATCTGGTGTAGCTAATAGAGCTAATGAAGTGTCATGCATTGAAAATCAGTAAGGTATGTTGATTTTTTGTCTCCTTAGTGGACCTTCTTAATGGCTGCATAGTAGGA from Arachis ipaensis cultivar K30076 chromosome B09, Araip1.1, whole genome shotgun sequence includes these protein-coding regions:
- the LOC107615253 gene encoding uncharacterized protein LOC107615253, which translates into the protein MTTLRILLTIAAVKGWFLHQLDVNTAFLHRDHAMDDMAEITFIKQHLHHLFKIKDIGELKFFLGLEVIRSKRGIMVNQKKYCFDLLKDYNLLNAKPAETPMDYTIKLTKTSGNLLQSNTEYRKLIGKLIYLTNTRLEIGYVVGRLSQYLNCPTNIHFEAALRVLRYLGGTPTKELMFAIDTNLTPIDFSDSDWGTCSDTKRSTSGYCFFIGTSIVS